The Candidatus Nanosynbacter lyticus genome window below encodes:
- a CDS encoding PulJ/GspJ family protein, with protein sequence MRRTFRANSNRRQHSQGFTLIEILAIAPVIILVLAGIIGLIINLTGSSMVTSAKSQLQSDVLTALDRIEADVRLSTTLEGTTSSYVRIHSLATSENPYSSTRRLIQKSDCGVAWGAVAIADAKTYTTEYFQSGSELKRKTMYDGSCPSATDRIWQLDGAVETIIDTSTVLNFNVCKINDGTLKVSLGVTKTVAGQNIEYSSQRFVKSINVPVNGTAGASCP encoded by the coding sequence ATGCGACGTACATTTCGGGCTAATTCTAACCGACGGCAGCACAGCCAGGGCTTTACGCTGATCGAGATCTTGGCGATTGCGCCAGTCATTATTTTGGTGCTGGCGGGTATTATTGGCCTAATCATCAATCTCACTGGCTCGTCAATGGTCACCAGTGCCAAGTCACAACTACAGAGTGATGTGCTAACGGCACTTGATCGAATTGAGGCGGATGTGCGGCTCAGTACCACGCTTGAGGGAACAACGTCCTCGTATGTGCGTATACATAGTCTCGCTACCAGCGAAAACCCCTATAGTTCGACGCGGCGCCTGATCCAAAAAAGTGATTGCGGCGTGGCGTGGGGGGCGGTTGCTATCGCTGATGCCAAGACCTATACCACTGAGTATTTCCAGAGTGGCTCGGAACTCAAGCGCAAGACGATGTACGATGGCTCATGTCCGAGCGCCACCGACCGTATCTGGCAGTTGGACGGGGCAGTCGAAACGATCATCGATACCAGTACGGTGCTTAATTTCAATGTTTGCAAGATCAACGACGGTACACTTAAAGTCAGTCTCGGGGTAACCAAGACGGTTGCGGGTCAGAATATCGAATATTCCAGTCAGCGCTTCGTCAAGTCAATCAATGTTCCTGTAAACGGCACTGCCGGCGCCTCGTGTCCATAG
- a CDS encoding helix-turn-helix domain-containing protein, with amino-acid sequence MSMNNYLQKIGVIINENRNRKGLTQTQLAEAIGTSQSAINRIENGGQNISVEMLMRISDVLNCNIVTLNHSGKMNFRVHGGKKLSGDISVKTSKNAAVGLLCASLLNKGKTTLRHVARIEEVNRILEVLNSIGVKTRWLRKNDLEIIPPARLRLEDMDIAAAKRTRTVIMFLGPLLHQYHDFQLPFAGGCNLGKRTVEPHLSGLKHFGMRVDAESEYYHARVEPTTGDRIILLTERGDTVTENVIMAAALSPDTTIIRNASPNYMVQDVCFFLQKLGVTIEGIGTTTLKITGRSHINTAVDYYPSEDPIEAMSFIAAAVVTDSEITVRRAPIEFLEIELATLAEMGLQYELSEEYAANNGRTRLVDITLKHSRLIAPKDKIHALPFPGINMDNLPFLGLIATVAKGRTLVHDWSYENRAIYFTELSKLNAQIELVDPHRVYITGPTRWKPADVVAPPALRPSVVVLLAMLAAPGVSILRDVYSINRGYEELAQRLNSLGAEIEVITE; translated from the coding sequence ATGAGCATGAATAACTATCTCCAAAAAATCGGCGTTATTATCAATGAAAATCGTAATCGTAAAGGCCTCACACAGACGCAACTAGCTGAGGCCATTGGTACATCACAAAGTGCCATCAATCGTATCGAGAACGGCGGTCAGAATATTAGTGTCGAGATGCTAATGAGGATTAGTGATGTGCTCAACTGTAACATCGTTACGCTCAATCACTCAGGCAAGATGAACTTTCGGGTGCATGGCGGTAAAAAACTTTCTGGTGATATATCGGTCAAAACGAGCAAGAATGCGGCCGTGGGGCTGCTCTGTGCCAGCTTGCTCAACAAGGGAAAAACGACGCTGCGTCATGTGGCGCGTATCGAGGAGGTTAACCGGATCCTTGAGGTGCTCAACTCGATTGGCGTTAAAACCCGTTGGCTGCGAAAGAACGACCTGGAGATTATACCACCGGCGCGGCTGAGGCTGGAGGATATGGATATCGCTGCTGCCAAGCGCACGCGTACTGTGATCATGTTCCTTGGCCCGCTGCTTCATCAATATCATGATTTTCAGTTGCCATTTGCCGGTGGCTGTAATCTCGGTAAGCGCACGGTGGAGCCACATCTGTCGGGCCTGAAGCATTTTGGGATGCGGGTGGACGCTGAGAGCGAATATTATCATGCGCGCGTCGAGCCGACGACTGGTGATCGGATAATTTTGTTGACTGAACGCGGCGACACGGTGACGGAAAACGTTATCATGGCGGCGGCGCTGTCACCAGACACCACCATCATCCGCAACGCCAGCCCAAACTACATGGTGCAGGATGTATGTTTCTTCTTGCAGAAATTGGGTGTGACCATCGAAGGAATTGGTACAACGACGTTGAAAATCACGGGCCGGTCGCATATCAATACAGCAGTTGATTATTATCCGTCTGAAGACCCGATCGAGGCGATGAGCTTTATCGCGGCGGCCGTGGTGACTGATTCAGAAATCACGGTGCGCCGGGCGCCAATTGAGTTTCTGGAAATTGAGCTAGCAACCTTGGCTGAAATGGGTTTGCAATATGAGTTAAGTGAGGAATACGCAGCCAACAATGGTCGTACTCGCCTGGTGGATATTACGCTGAAACACTCTAGGTTGATTGCACCAAAAGACAAGATTCACGCGCTGCCGTTTCCGGGGATTAATATGGATAATCTGCCGTTCTTGGGGCTGATTGCGACCGTCGCTAAAGGCCGGACATTGGTGCACGATTGGAGTTACGAGAACCGAGCGATTTATTTCACCGAGCTGAGTAAATTGAATGCGCAGATTGAACTGGTTGATCCGCACCGGGTGTATATCACCGGTCCAACAAGGTGGAAGCCCGCTGATGTCGTGGCACCGCCGGCGCTGCGGCCGTCGGTTGTGGTACTACTCGCCATGTTAGCGGCGCCGGGCGTGTCAATCTTGCGCGATGTGTATTCAATCAATCGCGGCTACGAGGAACTAGCGCAGCGGCTCAATTCACTGGGTGCAGAAATTGAAGTTATTACCGAGTAG
- a CDS encoding type II secretion system protein: MVSSNKTKGFTLVELLIVIVVIAILAAISIAAYNGVSNKARDSERLASARDIINAAAVYNSEKGHWPTIAELGSFNTIRLPDQVKSRLGTTAPSPTDKSKYLYELCGTAPNVTGAKVTYWKEAIDGHEAHEKIVSSGSGC; this comes from the coding sequence ATGGTTTCTTCAAACAAAACTAAAGGTTTCACATTGGTTGAGCTCTTGATCGTTATCGTGGTCATCGCTATCTTGGCTGCTATTTCGATAGCAGCGTACAATGGTGTATCCAACAAAGCTCGGGATAGCGAGAGGTTAGCCAGCGCACGCGACATCATCAATGCTGCCGCCGTGTACAACTCAGAAAAAGGCCACTGGCCGACAATAGCAGAGCTGGGGTCATTTAATACGATTAGGTTACCTGACCAGGTAAAAAGTCGCCTCGGAACTACCGCACCAAGTCCAACCGATAAAAGCAAGTATCTATACGAGTTGTGCGGAACTGCTCCAAACGTTACCGGAGCAAAAGTTACCTACTGGAAAGAAGCTATTGATGGACACGAAGCTCACGAGAAGATAGTCAGTAGCGGTAGCGGTTGTTAA
- a CDS encoding glycogen/starch/alpha-glucan phosphorylase: MDPYSYTNTSPYQPQDIEDASEFYDVIERSSLTHQLSESRPYVYWTMEIYDKANGIKGGGGLGVLAADTRRVAEKLEVPFVVVTPFYRSESHQKITDLAQTEYVEKVSPQEYGFHYIDEVSVSSAGFPDASLSIFRKTLGSTQFVTISEPNFGQLYEGEGSGDHRLYQEVALGFGGYKALKLLGIKPAVIQLNETATIFAALARLDELCANGMNLYEAIVYVRKHTLYTNHTLLQAAEPEFHRSQFEKLVLPNLKSNAVRCWLMEQFQDDRLRPNLLAIELTEAKNGVSKLHARVANFRDRNNDKVKFHAITNGIDLETWVLPEILQTYREHTILDKFGLPTEQYQEAIATLPANTIRSLKRVGRLELNRVLIKRKDQYNNPVHLPEDALVFDFKRRFANYKRPHLAFERPEVLKQILLDSNAHYILAGKVHQGDHDMYQQLLTILKLVDSDPVLRERVHYIQDYDETLGRALAIGSDVAINVPIIGLEACGTSWEKDIANLKLLISTSDGGVADIKPIACLEVSGVSPEDETTSLYANMRRAAQIVASDDLLTQHIHRQLIAYLPIISGARMLKDYLKFLFPARHTTK, translated from the coding sequence ATGGATCCATATTCATACACAAACACATCACCATACCAGCCACAGGACATCGAAGACGCATCCGAATTTTATGACGTGATTGAGCGCAGCAGCCTAACACATCAACTGTCTGAGTCGCGGCCATACGTTTACTGGACAATGGAAATTTATGACAAAGCCAACGGCATCAAAGGCGGTGGCGGCTTGGGCGTATTGGCGGCAGACACGCGGCGGGTGGCCGAAAAGCTAGAGGTACCATTTGTGGTAGTGACACCGTTTTACCGCAGTGAGTCACACCAAAAAATTACCGACCTCGCACAGACTGAATACGTTGAGAAGGTCTCACCCCAGGAGTATGGCTTTCATTATATTGATGAGGTTTCGGTTAGCTCCGCCGGCTTTCCTGATGCTAGCCTCAGCATCTTTCGCAAGACACTTGGCTCGACGCAATTTGTTACCATCTCAGAGCCAAACTTTGGGCAGTTGTACGAAGGTGAAGGCTCGGGCGATCACCGGCTGTACCAAGAGGTGGCCCTTGGATTTGGCGGCTATAAAGCCTTGAAACTGCTCGGCATCAAACCAGCTGTCATCCAGCTCAACGAAACCGCAACAATTTTTGCGGCGTTGGCTCGACTGGATGAACTATGCGCCAATGGCATGAACTTGTACGAAGCAATCGTTTACGTACGCAAACACACACTCTACACCAACCACACCCTACTCCAGGCAGCTGAACCAGAATTCCACCGCTCGCAATTTGAAAAATTGGTACTGCCAAACCTCAAAAGCAACGCCGTGCGCTGCTGGCTGATGGAGCAATTTCAGGATGACCGCTTGCGGCCAAACTTGCTGGCAATTGAGCTAACCGAAGCTAAAAATGGCGTCAGTAAACTGCACGCACGAGTGGCAAATTTCCGCGACCGCAACAACGACAAAGTCAAATTCCACGCCATCACCAACGGCATTGACCTGGAAACATGGGTGCTGCCGGAGATCCTGCAGACTTATCGTGAGCATACCATCCTTGATAAATTTGGCTTGCCAACAGAGCAGTATCAAGAAGCAATCGCCACGCTACCCGCCAACACCATTCGCTCGCTCAAACGCGTAGGCCGGCTGGAGCTAAACCGAGTCCTTATAAAGCGCAAGGACCAATACAACAACCCAGTTCACCTGCCCGAAGACGCTCTGGTGTTCGACTTCAAACGGCGATTCGCCAATTACAAGCGACCACACCTGGCATTTGAGCGTCCGGAAGTGCTCAAGCAGATTTTGCTCGATAGCAACGCTCACTATATTCTTGCTGGCAAGGTCCATCAGGGCGATCATGACATGTATCAGCAGCTCCTGACCATCCTCAAACTCGTCGATAGCGACCCTGTCCTGCGTGAGCGTGTCCACTACATTCAAGATTACGACGAGACCCTGGGGCGAGCACTGGCGATTGGCTCAGATGTTGCTATCAACGTGCCGATCATTGGCCTCGAGGCCTGCGGCACATCATGGGAAAAAGACATTGCCAATCTCAAACTACTCATCTCTACCAGCGACGGCGGCGTTGCCGACATTAAACCAATTGCCTGCCTCGAGGTAAGCGGTGTAAGTCCAGAGGACGAGACCACCTCGCTCTACGCTAATATGCGGCGGGCGGCACAAATCGTCGCCAGTGACGATTTGCTGACGCAGCACATTCATCGCCAGCTCATAGCCTATCTACCGATTATATCGGGTGCACGGATGCTCAAAGATTATCTCAAGTTTCTGTTTCCCGCCCGTCATACAACCAAATAG
- a CDS encoding type IV pilin protein: MISSNKTKGFTLVELLIVIVVIAILAAISIVAYNGVTNKARDDERATDARNIINAAAAYNSEKDKWPTDTEIKGFDTIKLSKNAKDNIGNTAPGPNDKGKYKYELCQDSNNNNTGAKVTYWKDIIEGSAQHEQVITTGSNC; encoded by the coding sequence ATGATTTCTTCAAACAAAACTAAAGGTTTCACATTGGTTGAGCTCTTGATCGTTATCGTGGTCATCGCTATCTTGGCTGCTATTTCGATTGTGGCGTACAATGGTGTGACAAATAAGGCTCGGGATGATGAGCGTGCAACCGATGCGCGTAACATTATTAACGCAGCAGCTGCATATAATTCTGAAAAGGATAAGTGGCCAACGGATACCGAAATCAAGGGATTTGATACGATTAAGCTATCAAAGAATGCGAAGGATAATATAGGCAACACTGCCCCAGGTCCAAACGATAAGGGCAAGTACAAATACGAACTTTGTCAGGACTCAAACAATAACAACACCGGTGCTAAAGTTACCTACTGGAAAGATATTATCGAAGGAAGTGCTCAGCACGAGCAGGTGATTACTACTGGTAGCAACTGCTAG
- a CDS encoding serine hydroxymethyltransferase, producing MQDTQVADLIAAEIKRQQRGIELIPSENYVSTSVLKALGSIFTNKYSEGYPGRRYYGGQDNTDQIEQLAIDRAKKLFGADHANVQPHSGAQANEAVYYAWCEPGDTILAMDLAHGGHLTHGAPVTRSAREYTFIRYGIKDVETGEIDYEEIRRLALKHRPKIILAGFSAYPRELDYAKFAEIGNEVGAMLMADMSHIAGLIVGGVAKNPFDYGFHIITTTTHKTLRGPRGGLILSKGVVGNPLKRPEKTLENLPTLIDRAVFPGTQGGPHMHTIAAKAVAFGEALRPEFTEYAQQIVKNAAVLADELKRGGLKLVTGGTSNHLVLADIYGSFGIDGKIAQERLEASGITANANAIPNDTLPPFRPSGLRLGTPAVTTRGMTEAEVKQIAKWIITAITAEDPAEYAKIKQQTTSLAARFPLPYN from the coding sequence ATGCAAGATACACAGGTCGCCGATTTAATTGCGGCAGAAATAAAACGACAACAACGGGGGATTGAGCTGATCCCAAGCGAAAATTACGTTTCAACTAGTGTACTCAAAGCGCTGGGTAGCATCTTTACCAACAAATATTCTGAGGGCTATCCAGGCCGGCGCTACTATGGCGGGCAGGACAATACCGACCAAATTGAGCAACTGGCGATTGACCGCGCTAAAAAGCTATTCGGCGCTGATCACGCCAATGTCCAGCCGCACTCCGGCGCCCAGGCGAATGAGGCGGTGTATTATGCGTGGTGCGAGCCGGGCGATACCATTTTGGCGATGGATTTGGCACACGGCGGCCACTTAACACATGGTGCACCGGTGACTCGCTCGGCCCGCGAGTATACTTTTATTCGCTACGGCATCAAGGATGTCGAGACTGGTGAAATTGACTATGAAGAAATTCGCCGCTTGGCGCTAAAACATCGGCCAAAGATTATTTTGGCCGGCTTCTCGGCCTATCCGCGCGAGCTGGATTACGCCAAGTTTGCCGAGATTGGCAACGAAGTTGGCGCTATGTTGATGGCGGATATGAGCCACATCGCTGGATTAATCGTTGGTGGCGTGGCTAAAAATCCGTTTGACTACGGCTTTCATATTATCACCACTACCACACACAAAACCTTGCGCGGTCCGCGTGGCGGCTTGATTTTGTCAAAAGGTGTGGTCGGCAATCCTTTGAAGCGACCAGAAAAAACTTTGGAAAACTTGCCAACACTGATTGACCGGGCGGTCTTCCCTGGCACTCAAGGTGGCCCGCACATGCACACCATCGCTGCCAAAGCAGTCGCCTTTGGCGAGGCGCTACGCCCAGAGTTCACGGAATACGCCCAGCAAATCGTAAAGAATGCAGCCGTTCTGGCAGATGAATTAAAGCGCGGCGGCCTGAAATTGGTAACAGGTGGCACCAGCAACCATCTAGTGTTGGCAGATATCTATGGCAGCTTCGGCATTGATGGTAAAATTGCTCAGGAGCGGCTAGAGGCCAGCGGCATCACCGCCAACGCCAACGCCATCCCGAACGATACCCTGCCGCCATTCCGTCCAAGCGGCCTGCGCCTCGGCACGCCAGCGGTAACAACACGCGGCATGACGGAGGCGGAAGTCAAACAGATTGCCAAGTGGATTATCACAGCGATAACCGCAGAGGACCCGGCAGAATACGCAAAAATTAAGCAGCAAACTACTAGTCTTGCGGCGCGTTTTCCGCTACCATATAACTAA